Below is a genomic region from Bacillus thermozeamaize.
ATATGAAAATATAGTAAAAGGTGAAGCGAATCCTGAATCTGACGAGGAGGAATCCGGCCGATGGAAGTATTAAAGGTTTCAGCAAAGTCCAACCCGAATTCGGTTGCCGGCGCATTGGCAGGTGTGTTGAGAGAAAGAGGTTCAGCAGAAATGCAGGCCATTGGTGCCGGCGCCTTAAACCAGGCAGTGAAAGCGATAGCCATTGCCAGAGGATTTGTGGCGCCCAGCGGCATTGATCTGATTTGCATTCCAGCGTTTACCGACATCATCATTGACGG
It encodes:
- a CDS encoding stage V sporulation protein S; protein product: MEVLKVSAKSNPNSVAGALAGVLRERGSAEMQAIGAGALNQAVKAIAIARGFVAPSGIDLICIPAFTDIIIDGEERTAIKLIVEPR